Genomic DNA from Alphaproteobacteria bacterium PA2:
GCGGCGCAGTTCACCGAGATGAAGGGCTTGCTGGCCCTGCGGGACTTCTGGTGGACGTAGCGGGCGATGACTTCCTTACCCGAGCCGCTTTCCCCGGTGATGAGGATCGAAGCTTCAGAGGCGGCGATCTGGTCGGCCAGTCCGATGACGGCCTGCATGGCCGGGTCACGGACCACCATGGGCTTGTTGTCGTCCGAGACGGCGGCCAGGACGGCGGCGATCATCTCGGCTTCAGGCGGCAGGGGGATGAATTCCTTGGCGCCAGCGCGGATGGCGTCACCGGCCTTCTGGGCGTCAGGATCAACACCACAGGCGACAATGGGCACCCGGATGCGCTCGGCTTCATTGGCGGCGATCAGGGCCGCAATGTCGAGATCATAGTCGACCAGCATCAGGTCGGCGCCCTGGCCCGCCCGCAGGGCATGGGTCGCCGCTGCAATGGTCTCCACGTGACTGACCTTGGCGCCCGCCGCCATGGCCATTTTCACCGCAGAAGCCAGCTGTCCGTTCAATTGTCCGACGACCAGAAGCCGCATACTCGTCTCTCCTATGAACGCCCGTCCCTTAGGACTGGGAGTCCCCGTCCTTGATGATTTCAGTCATGGTCACGCCCAGGCGTTCATCGACGATGACGACCTCTCCGCGGGCGACCAGCCGGTTGTTCACATAGATGTCGATGGACTCGCCGACCTTGCGGTCCAGTTCCAGAACGCTGCCTGAGCTCAGCTGGAGCAATTGGGCGACACTCATGGTGGCGCGGCCCAGAACGGCGGAAATCGACACCGGAACGTCAAAAACCGGAGCCAGGTCGGTCGCCGTCCTGGCTTCGGACTCGCCTTCGGGCATGGAGGGGGCGTCACCCGGACCGAAGTCATCAAGCTTCAGGTCTGTATCGGTATCCGACATCAGGATTCGCTTTCGGTTGCAGGGAGAAGGGGTTCGGCGTGCAGGCCCTCGGACGCCAGGGCGGCGGCGAGGACATCGGCCACCCGTTGTGCTGCGGCATTGGGGTCAAAGGCGGCGGCGCCGTCGCCGAAATCGAGGGTGAAGGCGGCAAGCGGCAGGGAAGGATCCGAGCGCACCTGGATGGCGCCGGCGAAGCCGATAGCCTGGGCGGCGTCTTCGAGGACCTTGTTCAGACCATCCACCATGTCCGGAGACACCGAGATCAGCAGCCTGGGCGCGGACTCAAGTTCACGGGAAAGGGAGTCGATTGCTGACTTCAGGACGGCCTGGGGAAAGGCGTCGAGGGCGGCGTCAGCAATGGCGCGACTGCAGGCCAGGGCCAGGTCGGCGCACCCGACCCGGTGACGATGGGCAACCTCGGCCAGTGAAGACAGGGCCAGCTTTGCGTCCTG
This window encodes:
- the fliN gene encoding flagellar motor switch protein FliN; this encodes MSDTDTDLKLDDFGPGDAPSMPEGESEARTATDLAPVFDVPVSISAVLGRATMSVAQLLQLSSGSVLELDRKVGESIDIYVNNRLVARGEVVIVDERLGVTMTEIIKDGDSQS
- a CDS encoding flagellar assembly protein FliH — its product is MTQHAVEKFGFDTVFDGEGEVAFAAPRPKRTFTSDEVEVLERQALHEGERQTLARMEALQAQALASIAQDAKLALSSLAEVAHRHRVGCADLALACSRAIADAALDAFPQAVLKSAIDSLSRELESAPRLLISVSPDMVDGLNKVLEDAAQAIGFAGAIQVRSDPSLPLAAFTLDFGDGAAAFDPNAAAQRVADVLAAALASEGLHAEPLLPATESES